ACGGGCAGATCACAACGCAGTTGGCGGGCGACGATACCGTGCGAAAGATATACGGCGCCACGGACGGTCAACAGGGTGTGGAACAGACCCTGGGAAATCCTTCCTTTTCGCCGGCTGCCATTGCGGCCCTGCAGGCAGCCGAAGTCTGCAAGATCCTGCTTAAAGAGGGGACTCTCCTTCGTAACCGCATTCTCTTTGTCAACCTGCTTGATATGGAGATGGTGAAAAACGAACTGTAATTCGGGTCAGGACTTGATACTTTAATAATCCATTTGAAGGTGCATTGATGAAACAAGCCAGATCAATTTCTCCGGCATTCTGCCTTCGTGACACGCCTTTCGGTCCGGTGGCGGTTCTCTGGTCGGTTTACAGAAATGAGCCGAAAATCTGCCGGGTCCTCTTATCTCATCCGGAGAATCCGGCAGGAGATTCCGTGAAGAAAATCTTTCCGGATTCCGAACTTGCTTCCAGTTCAACCATGAACCCTGTTCTTGATCAAATCGAGGCCTTCCTGAGCGGCGAGGATGTCCGGTTTTCTATTGATAGACTTTGCCTCGATCTCTGTTCCGCTTTTCAACGGAGCGTCCTGCTGGCCGACTATGCGATCCCCCGGGGTCTGGTCAGTACCTACAAGCTCATTGCGAAACACCTGGCAAACCCGAAGGGCGCCCGTGCCGTGGGAACCGCCCTGGCGAACAATCCCTTTCCTCTGATCATCCCCTGTCATAGGGTGCTCCGCTCCGACGGCGGACTGGGAGGCTTTCAGTACGGCCTGAAGATGAAGAGGGCGTTGCTGGAGATGGAGGGGATTGCCTTTCGGGACGAAGAACATGTGGTAATGCAGGATTTCTTTTATGGGGATCAAAGCGGAAAGGCCGAAAGGAAGGAGCAGCGCGGAAAGCAATCCATGGACGAGATGCTGAATGCCCAACAACAGCACTGGGAAAATACCCTTTCCGAAACAGAGGAAATGTTCGGTGCGGAACCCAGTGAGCCGGCGAGGGTTGCCGCGGAACTGTTTCAAAAGGAGGGGAAGAAGAGAATCCTCGAACTGGGCGGGGGGCAGGGCCGGGACACCCTGTTCTTTGCAGGTAAGGGATTCTCCGTGGATGTCCTGGATTATACGGAGCAGTCTTTGACAACCATTGTAAAAAAGGCTCGGCAGTCGGGTCTGTCCGATCGGGTGGCGGCCATCCGGCACGATGTCCGCAAGCCCCTTCCTTTTAGAGACGAGACCTTCGATGCCTGCTATTCGCACATGCTGTACTGCATGGCACTGACGACGGCTGAACTCGAACAGCTGTCCAGCGAAATCCACCGGGTCCTGCGTCCCGATGGATTGAATCTCTACACCGTTCGTTCCACCGGCGATGCCCATTATGGGGCCGGCGTTTCCCGCGGTGAGGATCTATACGAAGTCGCTGGATTTATCGTCCATTTCTTCAACAGGGAAAAAATCAAACAATTAGCCAAAGGCTATGATTTGATCGGCATCGAAGCATTCGAGGAAGGCCCCCTTCCCCGAAAACTGTTCCGGGTCACTATGAGGAAAAGAGTAAAATAACCTTATGGATTACAACCCGATTCCCCTCATGGTAAATTCAACAAGGGAATTTATGTTCTCTTCCTGCGGCCTGTCAGAAAGACCCCAGGCCCGTAAGGGAAGATACAGGATGATATATTCAATCATGCAGGCGGCGAAATCCACATCATAAATAATAAATACCTCTCCTGTCATTTGATGATCGACGATAGGAACTCTTTTCTCCTGGAAGAGGGTATAGGGAGGCCTTCGCTAATGTCAATGGAAAACTGCCCGTAATATGGAGTGGCGAATAAACCTGAAGGCACAAGAGATATGACGCGGCGCTTGCGGGAGAAGGCTGGGAAATACTCATGACCGTTGTCTTGGCATTTGACAAAGGTGTCTCGGTGTTAAAGATGGGCTAACTGAATTTCGAGTAGTCCGGCGAACGGCGCTCAAAGAAAGCCGCAAAGGCCTCCTTGGCTTCCGGCGCCTCGAACATGATCCTGAGGTGTTTAATTTCTTCCCTGATCTGTGCCGTCACTGCATCATTGTCGCGCGCCTTCATAAGACTTTTCGTAATGCGAAGCGACGAAGGCGGTAAAGCGACGAGCTTGGCGGCTTGCGCATAAGTATAGGACAGAAGATCCGCAGAAGGCAGAACTTTATTGACCAATCCCATGTTGAAGGCGTCGATTGCGGAAAAGGGTTCTCCTAAAAGCAACAGTTCCGCAGCGCGCTGATAACCGACAATTTGCGGCATCAATCGAGTGGACGCAAACTCCGGGCAAAGCCCCAGCTTAACGAAAGGCAGCGAAAACTTGGCATTGTCCGCCGCATAGATTAGATCGCAGTGCAACAGCATGGTTGTACCGATGCCGACAGCCGTACCTGCCACGGCGGCGATTACCGGTTTGGCGGCCAGACTGAGATTGCGGATAAATTGGGTCACCGGCCTTCCTTCAATATCCTCCGTCGTGTTGATGAAGTCTTCTATGTCGTTGCCTGCGGTAAATATGTCCGGCTTGCCGCGGAACAGTAGAACGCGGACCGACTTGTCGCTTTCTCCATCCCTGACGGCGTCTGCAAGCATCTGATACATGGCAGACGTGATCGAATTTTTCTTTTCCGGCCGGTTAAATTCAATGATCAAGATCCCGTCTTGCTTTTCCGTTATAATTTCCATTTCTATTCACCGGGTACGATTGCATCAACCGGGCATTGTTCGGCACAGGTTCCACAGTCGGTACAGAGGTTGGGATCGATAACATACTTACGATCTTCCTCGCTGATCGCTCCGACGGGGCATACATCCGGACATGAACCACAGGACAGACATTCATCTGTAATCACATATGCCATAATTATTGTCCCCTTTATTATTTTTTATGAGGTAGGGCCTTTGTAAGGTAAAAAGCTTTTTATGGGTTTATTTTAGGTCCTGCTTCATTGGTAAATAGATAGGTTTTTATTGACTGAAAGCAATTTCCGAGCCCTCAGAAAAAAGAAGCCAAAACCATCAAAGAGGTCAGATCATTCCAAATAAGAGACAAGGAAAACAACCTTGGGGAAAATCATTGGAAATGGCAGCGAATATTCTTGTAATATATTAAGCTAAATATATTATTAATATGACTAATATAAGCAAAACTTATTGTATTGATACGAGAATATCGAAAAAATTTTTTGGTGCCAAACTTGCTTAGTTATATTTTAGCTTTAATATGGGGAGAATCATTCAAACAAAGGAGGGTTATCATGGGAAAAGAAAAGACGTTTAATACGATTCCAACTTTGATCAACCGTAATTTGATGCTGTACCCAAATCGTGTGGCGATCAAAGAAGTGGAGGGCAACCGGGAGTACACTTACGCGGACGTAAAGGATCGGGCGAACAGGATGGGGAATGCCCTGTATGCGCTCGGATTGAAAAAGGGGGAACGGGTCGCCATTTTGAGTCAGAACAGTGTGGAGTACACAGAAGCATCCTTCTACGTACCCAATGCCGGCTTCATCTTCGTGGTCTGCAATTTTCGACTGGCTGCCCCGGAAATGCTTGCCGTTCTTTCTGATTCAGAGCCGACGGCGGTGATCGTCCAGGATCAGTTCGTCGGAATGGCCCAGCAGCTCAAAGATTCCGTTCCTTCGGCCAAACATTTCATCTATTTCGGTGCCCCCGACAAGAAACCCGAGGGCTGGCTTGATTTCGAGGATATGATCCAGAAGGCTTCCCCGGCTGAACTGGCCGTAGAAGTCTTTGAAGATGAAATTGCCATGCTCATGTACACGAGCGGCACCACGGGGCTTCCCAAGGGGGTCATGCAGACCCACGCGAATTTCGTTCATGCCGGGCGCGTCTGTTCCAGACTCAACTTCCTGGATATGGACAGCCATGTCTTTATCATTTGCCCCCTGTATCACATTACGGCGCACTACACCCTGTTCGGGGCTTTTTATGTATCGGCCCCGGCTTATGTCTTTACGAAGTGGGACGTAGACCTCTTCCTGTCGTCCACGGAAAAGTTCAAACTGACGGGCGGCATGCTTGCCACGCCGATGGTCATGATGATCCTGGATTCTCCGAATTACAAGAAATACGACGTCTCCAGCTGGAAGCACATCTGGTTTGCCGGCGCAGGGATCATCCCCGCGGTTTACAAGAAATTCATTGATGCCTATGGAAATATTCTCGGCGAGCACCATGGGACGACGGAAACCACAGGTGTCACCACCAATCTGAGTCCTCGGGACATCCAGGACGCCTTTGATAGAGGCGACAACAACATCCTTGAATCCTGCGGAAGGGCAAGCTACGACATGGAATGCCTTATCGTGGATGAAAACGGCAAGCCGGTTCCTCTAGGCGGGGTGGGTGAACTGATTGTCCGGGGTCCTGGTACGACACTCGGCTACTGGAGAAAGGAACAGGAAACCAAGAAGGCATTCCGGGGTGAGTGGTTTTATACGGAAGATGTCTGCTCGATCGATTCCTTTGGCTACATCCGCATTATCGACCGCCTGAAAGACATGATCATCACCGGCGGCGAGAATGTGTATCCTGCAGAGATCGAGAAGGTACTGCATTCAAATCCGGCGATCAAGGAATCCTGTGTCATCGGCACCCCGCACCCGACCTGGGGCGAAGCTGTTACGGCGGTCTGTGTTCTCAATGAAGGGGCCACGATTACTCCGGCTGAGGTGACGGAATACTGTAAGGGTAAAATCGCAGGGTACAAGGTACCGAGGGTTGTCCATTTCGTGCCGGCGCTGCCTCGCAATGCTGCAGGAAAGATCCTGAAGAGAGACCTGCGTGAGCAGTTCGGCGGCGGAGCAAAATAGGCTGAATACAAAGTAAAATGAACTGGTATATAACATAATAAGGAGGGAATATTATGTCAGATCAGCATGGTGCAGGATGGGCTAATCCAATGCCTGCCGGGTTAACAGCTTTGGCTATTGCAGTCTTTATTTTCTATGCGGTGTTAACCGGAAAAGTAAACGCAGCAGATGCCAGGGGCGTTGCGGGTATATGGTTGATAGGTGGTTTCTTCGTGCAAGTGATTGTCGGGGTTATAGAGTTGAGACTGGGCAGTTCTTCCGGTGGAAATACCTTCACCTGGTTCAGTGCCTACTTCATGTTGGTCACTGGCACCGTATGGGTTTTTCAGTATTTTGCCGGGATAAACGGGTGGCACTACGATCACCATATAGCCGGATGGGCCTGGTGTGCCATTACGCTGGTCCTGTGGCTGGAATTTCCGTGCTTCGCCAAAAGCATGCCGTTAACCGTATTTGCATTGATCGTTCCTATGAATTTGGCTGTACCGATGATTGCCGGCATATTCCTGGGCATCCTGGATCCCAAGGTCTATGGACCGATCGCCGGCAATCTGGCTGGACTAGCCGGGCTATTGGCCATTTACTCAGCTGCGGCGATACAGACTAACACGGTATTTGGCAAACAGGTATTTCCCTTTCCAGGTCCAATAATCAAATAATAAGTTTAGAACCGCTAGAGATACCATGATAACCCCCGGCTTTTCCTTCCCATCCATACCCCCTGATATAAAAGGGAGGAGAAGCCGGGTTTATCATTTTACCTGCGGACTGAACACCGTCAGCATGCGGCAATCGTCATTAAAATCAGAAATTTTCAGGAAATCCTCAGAGAATTCACCAAAGAGCAGCGGGAGATCAAACAGACAGCGAAAGGGTTTGCTGGGGTAGCGTTCAGGGACCGGACTTAAGAATTGGAACAAGGTCGGGGAACATGGTCAAGAGCTTAAGCGTCTGTGATTTTACGCCCAAAGAAGAGATAGAGATGAGGCTGAATGCCTTACGAAGCAAAATGGCAGACCAGGGCATCCATTTTGCCGTCATTCTCCAGAGCGTGGATCTCTTTTATTTTACCGGTACCGTCCAAAAGGGGGTGCTCGTTGTTCCTGTGGATGAGCCGCCCCTCTTTTTTGTTGAAAAGAGCTTATTCCGGGCTCTCTATGAGTCACCCCTTGAAATAACGCCCATCAAGAAAGCAAAAGACACTCGGGATACCCTCAGGGAAAAGAATATCCTCAAAGGCCTGGGCGCCATGGAGCTCGATGTTCTTCCCGTTCTTCTCTTCGACCAATGGAAATCCATCCTGGGTTACGACCACATGGCTGATATCTCCCCCCTTATAAAACAGGTGCGATTGGTGAAGAGCGATTTTGAGATCGCACAGATTCTGAAATCGGGCGAGATCGTCTCCCATGTTTTCCAAAAAGCAAAAGACATTGTGAGAGAAGGGCGGCAGGAGATCGAGATCGAGGCGGACCTCGTTGCCGAGGGAAGGCGCAGGGGCCACCAGGGGTTGTTGCGCATGAGGGGATTCAATAAGGAGATCACTTGTGCATTGGTTACTCAGGGGTACTCCTCGACTGTCGCATCGGGAGCCGATGTGCCGATAGCGGGTTTCGGCCTTACTCCTGCAGTCGGGCAGGGTTCTTCCGCCAACACAGTGAAGACGGGCATCCCCCTTATTATTGATTACGGCGGCGGCTATAACGGTTACGTAACGGATGAAACAAGAATCTATGTGGTCGGAGAGATGAAAGAGATTTTCCGGAAGGCCTATGAGGTATCACGGGAGATCATTGAAGATATAACGGGTTTTGCGAAAGAAGGCGTTGATACGGTAGAGATCTACACCCGGGCTCTCGATCGGGTAAAAAAAGAAAAGCTGGAGGAGTATTTTATGGGGCACGGGGAAGGGCAGGTGGCCTTCATCGGTCATGGCTTTGGTCTTGAGCTCAACGAGATGCCGGTCTTTTCGGCACGCCACAAAACAGTGCTTAAGGAAGGGATGGTCATGGCCATTGAGCCCAAATTCATCATCCCCAACGAAGGCGCCGTCGGCATAGAGGTGGATTTTGTCGTACGCAAAGAGGGGCTGCAAAGGATTGTGGAGACCCCTCTCGACATTGTGTCCATCCCGAATGCCATTCCCAGATCAAAAGGAGTGAACCGCCCGGGAGTCTGAGTTCCCGGATCAGGAATCTGAGCGCCTTCTCTTTGAGTCTTTTTATGGCATATATTTTGCGGAGTTTAAGATTGTTGAGGGGGTAGCAGCGGTTACAGTTAGCTGGTTCTGATAATTCCAGAAATTAATTGGACACTGAGGAAAGAAGGTGGATTTTATGGAAAATCTGTTGACTGATGAAACAAAGATGTTCCAGCAAATGATGCACAGGTTTTGTGAAAAAGAAATTAAACCAGTTGCCGGAGAAATTGATGAAAAAGAAGAATATCCTTCTGAAATATTAGGGAAACTGGCCGAGATGGGCGTCGGTGGCATTATTGCTCCGGAACAGTACGGTGGCAGCGGTCTGGGCTGGGTTGGCGCATGCATCGCGATGGAAGAACTGTCCCGGGTATCGTCTGCCGTTGCACTGGCTGCAGGGGCGACAAGCTTTTATTTTGCCTATCCCATTCTGGTTGCGGGAAGTGAAGAGCAGAAAGAGAAGTACGTCACCGCAGCGGCATACGGAGAAAAAACGGGGACCCTGGCCCTGACAGAGGCCGGCTGCGGACCGGATATCGCTAAGATACAGACAACGGCCGAAGTCAAAGGGGATTCCCTGGTGTTGAAGGGAAGTAAAATGTCTGTAACGAACGCAGACAATGTTGATTATATCCTTGTATTCGCCAGAATGATCAATGATGGGCAACCTGGTGATTATATTCTGGTTGTTGTCGATTCAAAATCACCGGGGATTACGCTCCGGAAGGTTCCCAAGATGGGTATGAGCGCCGTTTCAACCTGCGAAATTGACTTTAATGAGGTCGAGGCGCCGAAGGGGGCCGTGATTTCTTCCGGAACGGAATGCTTTGATCTCATCACCAATGCCATCGACTGCTTCCGGTTGGTCTTTGGGGCGGTCGGACTGGGAATCATGCAGGGCGCCTTTGAGGAAGCCCTGACTTATTCCCAAAGCCGGGTAGCCTTCGGCAAACCGATTTGTTCCTTCCAGGCCGTCGGATTCTATCTGGCCGATATGTTTAAAATGAGCCGGATTGCCCGGAATATGATTTATCAGGCAGCCTTCAAGGCCGATCAGGGCTTGGACATTTCCCTTGATGCCCAGGTTGCGAAGCTCTTTGCCTCGGAATCCTGTATGTGGGTTGCGGATCGAGCACTACAGATCCATGGCGGCTACGGCTTTTCCATCGAATACCCAATTTCAAGATTTTTCCGTGAGGCGAGGCTGATGGAAGTCGGTGAAGGGACATCCGAGACGTTAAAAGAGACGATCCTTGTGAAACTTGGGATTCCGACATAAAGAATAGTTGAAATATCTGTAAGATAGAAGTCTAGAAGCCCAAAAGAATTTTTTTAAATACGACCACCTTTCTTGCGCTGAATGTCCTGTCCACAGAGCAGAGCTTCAGCTTAAGAAAGGTGGTTTTAGCATGTGTGGCTGACCATGCTATTCTTTATTGTCATTTAATCCTGGGTACTTAAGAAGAAGATCTTGTAAAAATTCATAATTGGCTTAAATAAGTCGTAAACAACTTGATGGATTATTTTAGAAAACACATTTATATATAAGTACTTATAAAATCTGTATTTGAATTGATTCAATATTGAATTGTTGCAAAGGATCATGGGGGCGTATAAGACCTTTGCTTCCTTTTATTTCTCATAACAGGAGAAAAGTTTGAGAATTCAAATGCATACGTATTCATGAACGGCATCCTGCAATCCCGATAGGGTAATTTTGCTTTGACTCTTTCCATAATATAGCTATAAAATGTATTTATAAGATAAACTTGGGCGGATGATCGGTTAATCAAAACTATATTATGTAAAAATTTAATATTATTAATTGATACGACTTCAACTCAATTCCATTTTCTGTCCTTTTTACTTTGAATTTGATTCATCCGAAGGCTGTTGCCTTAACAATTTCCAAGGAGCTGGTGCACCGCTTTTGCTGTAGGAATTGAAGATCAAAAAGCGAGGTTATTATGGGCAGTGATATGATTTATGAGATGGTTACGGAAGACATCATCAGCACCATAACCGACGAGATCAATATCGGCAGCCTGGCCGTTGAAAGGGTTTGCCAGATTTTAAGCGACAGTGAAATAGCGGGAGAGGTTTTAACCAGGGTCATAACTCGTGAAAAATTTCACGGCTTGAACTTACTTGATGTAATAAACAATGAATTTAAGGAGTTAAATTCAATCTTCCAAGATTCCTACGATGGCATCAGCGTCGTCAACAAACACGGGAGAGTCACCCGGGTCAACAAGGCCTTTGAAAGATTAACCGGCATAAAGATCAAGAATGTTCTGGGCGTCGATCTTTACAAAATAAAAAAAGAAGGGACCTATTTTGATCCGACGGTGGCGCTGAAAGTGTTGGAAACCGGGAAACCCGTGACGATCCTGCAGAAGTTTGCTCAGGGAAAAGAAATCATGGCTATCGGAAACCCCGTTTTCGACGAAAATGGTAAAGTCATCTGGGTGGTGGTCAACCTCCGGGATGTAACGGAATTGAAGCAGCTTGAAGAAAAACTGCGAAAAACCCAGGAATTGAATGCCCAGTATCTCTTTGAAATGGAAAGCATGAGAAAAAAATATACCAGCGAGCATTGCCTGGTCTCCAAGAGCAAAGAGATGGAAAAAATAATAGAATTAGCCACGAGGGTATCGATGGTGGAGAGCCCGGTGCTTATTCATGGGGAGTCCGGGGTCGGAAAGGAGATCATTGCGAATGTCCTGCACAACATGAACACGAAAAGAAAGAAAGCGCCCCTGATCAAGGTGAACTGCGGCGCCATTCCCAAGGAGCTTATTGAAAGCGAATTTTTCGGTTATGAGCCAGGGGCCTTCACTGGGGCGAGCCGATGTGGAAAGCCCGGCATGTTCGAGCTGGCCAATAAGGGAACCATTTTCCTTGATGAAATAGGGGAGCTTCCTTTGGGTTTGCAGGTCAAACTTCTCCGTGTCCTGCAGGAGCACGAGATTACCAGGCTTGGCGGCGTTAAAACGATCAAGATCGATGTCCGGGTGGTGGCGGCGACCAATAGAGACCTGGAAATGATGATCAAAGACAAATCTTTTCGTGAGGACCTCTATTATCGGATCAATGTGATTCCCATTCGAATTCCCTCGCTGCGGGAACGTAAGGATGATATCGCCCCCCTGCTTTTCCATTTTCTCGATATTTATAATAAAAAATACGACTTGAAGAAGAGCCTTTCGGATGAAGTGGTTGAATGTCTGCTGAAATATGAGTGGCCGGGGAATGTCCGTGAATTGATCAATTTAATTGAAAGGCTCGTGGTCACAACCGATGTCCAGCAGATATGCCTGGAGAACCTGCCTCATCGGTATCGAACTCAAACGGACAGCAGTTTTTATCGAATGAACCAGATGAATTTAACCGCAGCTGTTGAAGAGTTGGAGAGGTATTTGGTGAACCAGGCGATCAAGTCACAGAAGAGCACTTATAAGGCTGCCAAAGCCCTTGGGGTAAGCCAGAGCACCGTTGTGCGCCTGGCAAAGAAATATAAAGTCAATCATAACTGATGAGGGTCTGTGCGAGCGGATTATTTACAGGGGACAAGAGCATCTTTACGTACCCTGAACGAAGTGAAAGGATGGGCGCCTTTTTTAATCGAAAAAATAAAATATTAAATACTCCAATATTTACTGCCAGTTACTGGCACATTGTTTGTCTCCAGGGGATTCTATGAGGCTTGTTCCCCGCCCTCCTTCTTAAATCGAAGTTTCTGATTTAAAAAATTATTTGCCAAAAGCACCAAGGACGTTGAAGCTCAAAAAAACCATTGAATCATAATTGGTTTGATTAAGTTAGATACAACTCATTTTTAAACTTTATGCATCCAATTGTATTTATTTTGTTTTTAATTTATTTATTTAGTTAAGTCGACATTGAATCAAAAATTTAACCAATTGTTTGAATGGAGGGGAGCGCTTTCACATTGCCTTCAAGCCTTTTCCTTGATGTGTCAAGGGCATATTTTTTGCGAAGTTACATATTAACTGAAACATAATCATTAATTAGAAAGGGGGATTAATCTCAGAGTCTTCCGGTAAGTTGTAAATGCTTCTTAACGGTGTCGGGATCAGACTATAAATAAAGAAGGGGGGTAAAGAACTTAAAAGCTATGTATGAAACCATCAATCTTGTAGTTGAGGAAGGGATAGCGACGGTTACTTTAAACCGGCCACCGGTCAACCCGTTGAATAGTAAAATGTTTGCAGAGCTTGGTCAAGTTGCTGCCGAACTGGAAGCGGACCCCGCTGTCCGGGTGGTCATCATCACCGGTTCCGGCGACAAGGCCTTTGTGGCAGGCGCAGATATCAATGAAATGAAGGACCTCACTCCGGTAGCAATGTATAAGTTTTGCCAGGTATCCGGAGCTGCATTTCGCGCCCTTGAAAATATAAGCAAGCCGACGATTGCCGCGATCAATGGGCTGGCATTCGGCGGAGGCTGTGAACTGACCTTGACCTGTGATTTCCGGCTGTCGGCTGATACGGCCAAGTTTGCTCTTCCGGAAATCAACCTGGGCATTATCCCCGGTGGCGGCGGGACGCAGCGGCTGCCTCGCCTGCTGGGCGCTGCCAAGGCGAAAGAGCTGCTCATGCTGGGCGATATCATCGATGCCAATGCCGCCTGCCAGTGTGGCCTGGTCAACAAGGTCGTCCCTCTGTCCGAACTGATGAGTGAGGCAAAAGCCCTGGCGAAAAAGCTGGCGGGCAAATCATCCCTTGCCGTATCCGTCATCAAAAATTCTGTGAATCAGGGGCTGAACATGAACCTGGGAGAGGCCCTGGATTTCGAGACGAAGAATTTCATTCTGGTATTTACCGGTGACGATCGCCGGGAAGGGTTCAGCGCCTTCGTGGAGAAGCGCAAACCGAAATTTACATAGATGGGGATCATGGCATCGATTTGCTGTCATCCAAAGGGTGTCCTTTAGGGGACGAAATTAATTCAGCGTTGAAACGAATCAAAGTCAAACGAAATTGGAGGGGTCTTATATGAGAAATGTTTGTGTGATTGCTGGTGGCCAGAATTTGTGGGGAATGCGTCAGGCCACTCAAAGAGACATGATCCAGGAGGCCGGCAAGGCTTGTTTCGACGATAATCCGATCGTCAAAAATACGGATATTGATGGGTTCATCGTAGGTGCATGCCATACGGAGCGCTGTTCCTTTCAGACCCACCTGGCGCCGCAGGCGGCAGAATGTCTGGGCATCAAGCCTGTTAACCTCTGTTGCCGCGTTGAACTTCTTTGTGCTACGGGAAGCACCGGCATTATCCTCGCGGATGCGATGATTCGGAGCGGCAAGGCGGACGTAGTCATGGTGTGCGGCGTGGAAAAGCTTTATATGCCCCAGCGCTGGGAAATACCCTTCAGCGAGTTGGGAACCTGCGACCACGAATTTGATTGTACGAATGGGATGGGTCTGCCGCCCCCGGCCTTTGCCACGGTCGCCCAGCAGCATAT
This genomic interval from Syntrophus gentianae contains the following:
- a CDS encoding methylated-DNA--[protein]-cysteine S-methyltransferase: MKQARSISPAFCLRDTPFGPVAVLWSVYRNEPKICRVLLSHPENPAGDSVKKIFPDSELASSSTMNPVLDQIEAFLSGEDVRFSIDRLCLDLCSAFQRSVLLADYAIPRGLVSTYKLIAKHLANPKGARAVGTALANNPFPLIIPCHRVLRSDGGLGGFQYGLKMKRALLEMEGIAFRDEEHVVMQDFFYGDQSGKAERKEQRGKQSMDEMLNAQQQHWENTLSETEEMFGAEPSEPARVAAELFQKEGKKRILELGGGQGRDTLFFAGKGFSVDVLDYTEQSLTTIVKKARQSGLSDRVAAIRHDVRKPLPFRDETFDACYSHMLYCMALTTAELEQLSSEIHRVLRPDGLNLYTVRSTGDAHYGAGVSRGEDLYEVAGFIVHFFNREKIKQLAKGYDLIGIEAFEEGPLPRKLFRVTMRKRVK
- a CDS encoding enoyl-CoA hydratase, which codes for MEIITEKQDGILIIEFNRPEKKNSITSAMYQMLADAVRDGESDKSVRVLLFRGKPDIFTAGNDIEDFINTTEDIEGRPVTQFIRNLSLAAKPVIAAVAGTAVGIGTTMLLHCDLIYAADNAKFSLPFVKLGLCPEFASTRLMPQIVGYQRAAELLLLGEPFSAIDAFNMGLVNKVLPSADLLSYTYAQAAKLVALPPSSLRITKSLMKARDNDAVTAQIREEIKHLRIMFEAPEAKEAFAAFFERRSPDYSKFS
- a CDS encoding DUF362 domain-containing protein, with translation MAYVITDECLSCGSCPDVCPVGAISEEDRKYVIDPNLCTDCGTCAEQCPVDAIVPGE
- a CDS encoding class I adenylate-forming enzyme family protein, which encodes MGKEKTFNTIPTLINRNLMLYPNRVAIKEVEGNREYTYADVKDRANRMGNALYALGLKKGERVAILSQNSVEYTEASFYVPNAGFIFVVCNFRLAAPEMLAVLSDSEPTAVIVQDQFVGMAQQLKDSVPSAKHFIYFGAPDKKPEGWLDFEDMIQKASPAELAVEVFEDEIAMLMYTSGTTGLPKGVMQTHANFVHAGRVCSRLNFLDMDSHVFIICPLYHITAHYTLFGAFYVSAPAYVFTKWDVDLFLSSTEKFKLTGGMLATPMVMMILDSPNYKKYDVSSWKHIWFAGAGIIPAVYKKFIDAYGNILGEHHGTTETTGVTTNLSPRDIQDAFDRGDNNILESCGRASYDMECLIVDENGKPVPLGGVGELIVRGPGTTLGYWRKEQETKKAFRGEWFYTEDVCSIDSFGYIRIIDRLKDMIITGGENVYPAEIEKVLHSNPAIKESCVIGTPHPTWGEAVTAVCVLNEGATITPAEVTEYCKGKIAGYKVPRVVHFVPALPRNAAGKILKRDLREQFGGGAK
- a CDS encoding acetate uptake transporter family protein, whose protein sequence is MSDQHGAGWANPMPAGLTALAIAVFIFYAVLTGKVNAADARGVAGIWLIGGFFVQVIVGVIELRLGSSSGGNTFTWFSAYFMLVTGTVWVFQYFAGINGWHYDHHIAGWAWCAITLVLWLEFPCFAKSMPLTVFALIVPMNLAVPMIAGIFLGILDPKVYGPIAGNLAGLAGLLAIYSAAAIQTNTVFGKQVFPFPGPIIK
- a CDS encoding M24 family metallopeptidase — protein: MVKSLSVCDFTPKEEIEMRLNALRSKMADQGIHFAVILQSVDLFYFTGTVQKGVLVVPVDEPPLFFVEKSLFRALYESPLEITPIKKAKDTRDTLREKNILKGLGAMELDVLPVLLFDQWKSILGYDHMADISPLIKQVRLVKSDFEIAQILKSGEIVSHVFQKAKDIVREGRQEIEIEADLVAEGRRRGHQGLLRMRGFNKEITCALVTQGYSSTVASGADVPIAGFGLTPAVGQGSSANTVKTGIPLIIDYGGGYNGYVTDETRIYVVGEMKEIFRKAYEVSREIIEDITGFAKEGVDTVEIYTRALDRVKKEKLEEYFMGHGEGQVAFIGHGFGLELNEMPVFSARHKTVLKEGMVMAIEPKFIIPNEGAVGIEVDFVVRKEGLQRIVETPLDIVSIPNAIPRSKGVNRPGV
- a CDS encoding acyl-CoA dehydrogenase family protein, translating into MENLLTDETKMFQQMMHRFCEKEIKPVAGEIDEKEEYPSEILGKLAEMGVGGIIAPEQYGGSGLGWVGACIAMEELSRVSSAVALAAGATSFYFAYPILVAGSEEQKEKYVTAAAYGEKTGTLALTEAGCGPDIAKIQTTAEVKGDSLVLKGSKMSVTNADNVDYILVFARMINDGQPGDYILVVVDSKSPGITLRKVPKMGMSAVSTCEIDFNEVEAPKGAVISSGTECFDLITNAIDCFRLVFGAVGLGIMQGAFEEALTYSQSRVAFGKPICSFQAVGFYLADMFKMSRIARNMIYQAAFKADQGLDISLDAQVAKLFASESCMWVADRALQIHGGYGFSIEYPISRFFREARLMEVGEGTSETLKETILVKLGIPT
- a CDS encoding sigma-54 interaction domain-containing protein, with product MGSDMIYEMVTEDIISTITDEINIGSLAVERVCQILSDSEIAGEVLTRVITREKFHGLNLLDVINNEFKELNSIFQDSYDGISVVNKHGRVTRVNKAFERLTGIKIKNVLGVDLYKIKKEGTYFDPTVALKVLETGKPVTILQKFAQGKEIMAIGNPVFDENGKVIWVVVNLRDVTELKQLEEKLRKTQELNAQYLFEMESMRKKYTSEHCLVSKSKEMEKIIELATRVSMVESPVLIHGESGVGKEIIANVLHNMNTKRKKAPLIKVNCGAIPKELIESEFFGYEPGAFTGASRCGKPGMFELANKGTIFLDEIGELPLGLQVKLLRVLQEHEITRLGGVKTIKIDVRVVAATNRDLEMMIKDKSFREDLYYRINVIPIRIPSLRERKDDIAPLLFHFLDIYNKKYDLKKSLSDEVVECLLKYEWPGNVRELINLIERLVVTTDVQQICLENLPHRYRTQTDSSFYRMNQMNLTAAVEELERYLVNQAIKSQKSTYKAAKALGVSQSTVVRLAKKYKVNHN